The nucleotide window AGCCAGAGGGAGAAGTGGTTGTGCTTGGCGTGGTAGGAGACCGACCCGGCGGGGACGTCGCGCAGGGTGCGCTCCATCTCGTAGACGTCGCGGGCGCGCGCGACCTCCTGGCCGTTGGGGAGGCGGAAGACGAAGTCGCCGAAGCCGAGCCCCTCCCGGAGGAAGTTCCGGATCTGGGCCAGGAGCTGGGGCGAGTTCTTGTCGACGTAGGCGCAGCCGAGCTCGGCGGCGTAGTGCGCGTTCTCCTGCTCGGCCGACTGCATCAGGATCGGCAGGCCCAGATCCTCGGCCCGGACCCTCCGCACGAGATCGAAGCCGGCCACGGCGTTCTTCTTCCCTTCCTTGGGGAAGCGCACGTCGGTGATGAGGGCCATCAGGCTCTCGCGGAACTCCTCGTAGAGGCTGATGGCCGCCTCGTAGTTCGTGGCCAGGAGGATCTTCGGGCGCGCCTTCAGGCGCATCAGCTTGTGGAGGGGGTTCACGCCCTCGGCGATGAGGGAGGCCGCGTGGCGCAGCAGCTCCGGGAAGAGGAGGGCCAGGAAGGTCGAGTAGCGGCGGACCGAGTCCTCGACCACGATGATCACTTGCAGGCCGGCCCGCTTGGTGTCGTAGGCGGCGTTGCGGTGGTCCTCGATCAGCTTGATCCCCGACATGAGGATCTGGGAGTTGCCCGTCCACTGGAGGACCGCGTCCACCAGCGGCGGCCAGACCCCGCCCGGGCACTGCTGGCGATCCCCCTCGTCGAAGGTGAGGAGGATGATGGGCAGGGTCTGGAAGGCGCCCTTCACCATCTCGCTGAAGGTGGTCGCGTCCATGTCGGCGAGGCGGACCACCGTCACCACCAGGTCGAAGCGCCGCTCGCGCAGGAGCTGGAGCGCCTTCTCGCCGGTGGAGGTGTGGATGATCCGCGGCGCCTGGGAGAGGTTGAGCTCCGAGTATTGCGAGAAGAGCCGCTCGGTGAGGCGCCCGTCCTCCTCCAGGATGAAGGCGTCGTAGACCGGGGAGACCAGGAGCACCTCCCGGATCCGGTAGGGCATCAGGTCATGGAAGCGGAGGAAGAAGGGCTCGCTGACCGGCGGCTGCGTGGCGTGCTCGGACATCAATCCTAGACGACGCCCTGGTCGATCATCGCGTTGGCGATCTTGATGAAGCCCGCGATGTTCGCGCCGCGGACGTAGTCGATGTAGTCGCGGTCGCGGCCGTGCTCCACGCAGGCGCTGTGGATCGCGGACATGATCTGGTGCAGCCGCCCGTCGACCTCGTCGGCGCCCCAGGAGAGGTGCATCGCGTTCTGGCTCATCTCCAGCCCGGAGACGCCGACGCCGCCGGCGTTGGCGGCCTTGCCCGGGGCGAAGAGGATCTCGGCGGCCTGGAAGACGTCCACGCCCTCCGGCTCGGTGGGCATGTTCGCGCCCTCGACGACGCAGAAGCAGCCGTTGTCCACGAGGGTCTTGGCGTCCTTGCCGTTGAGCTCGTTCTGGATCGCGCAGGGCAGGGCGATGTCGACCGGCACCTCCCAGGGGCGCTTCCCGGGGACGAAGGTCGCGCCGAACTTGTCGGCGTAGGGCTTCACCTCGTCCTTGATGCCCAGGCGCATCACCTTCATGTAGTCGATCTTCTCGCCGGTCACGCCCTCGGGATCGTGGACGTAGCCGTCGGGGCCCGAGAGAGTGACGACCTTGCCGCCGAGCTGGGTGACCTTCTGCACCGCACCCCAGGCGACGTTGCCGAAGCCGGAGACGGCGACGGACTTGCCCTCGAGGGAGTCGTCGCGCATGGCGAGCATCTCCTGGACGAAGTAGGCGACGCCGAAGCCGGTCGCCTCCGGCCGCAGGAGGGAGCCGCCCCACTCGACGCCCTTGCCCGTGAGCGCGCCGTCGAACTTGCGGGTCAGCCGCTTGTACTGCCCGAAGAGGAAGCCGATCTCGCGGCCGCCGACGCCGATGTCACCGGCGGGCACGTCGATGTCCGGGTCGATGTGCCGGTAGAGCTCGTTCATGAAGGACTGGCAGAAGCGCATGATCTCGTGGTCGCTCTTGCCCTTGGGGTCGAAGTCGGCCCCGCCCTTGCCGCCGCCCATGGGCAGGGTGGTCAGGGAGTTCTTGAAGACCTGCTCGAAGGCGAGGAACTTCAGCACGCCGAGGTCGACGCTGGGGTGGAAGCGCAGGCCGCCCTTGTAGGGGCCGATGGCGCTGTTCATCTCGATCCGGTAGCCGCGGTTGACGTGGACCTCGCCCTTGTCGTCGACCCAGGGGACCCGGAACATGATGACCCGCTCGGGCTCCACCAGGCGCTCCAGGATGTTGGCGCTGCGGTAGGCCGGGGTCGTCTCGATGAGGGTCTCGACGGACTCGACCACTTCCTTCACGGCCTGATGGAACTCGGGCTGTGCGGGGTTCTTGGCGACGAGACGCTCCATGAAGGCATCGAGGTGGGTGGACATCGGTCGGATCCTCTGTTGGGCAGGACGGGCGCGGGTCTTGGCCAGCGCCAGCGGGGGGTGGGAGTGAGTCCAGGTGCGGGTACCGTCGTCTCCGAGAGACAGGCTACACTCTCGCATGTGGGCGACCTGGCCGGAACACCGTGGCAGCCACCGCGGTGTGGATTCCTGGAGCAGCCCAGCCCCCTGCTCCGGCTGCCCGCCGGAGCCGTGAGGGAGGCGGGGGAGGCCGCGATCTCGGTGAAGCGGGACGACCTCCTGCCGGGCCTCCACGGGGGCACCAAGGTGCGGAAGCTGGACCTGCTCCTGGCCTCGCCGCCCTTCGACACCGCGGCGGGCTGGGTCTCGATGGGCGCCATCGGTTCGGGCCACGTCCTGGGGCTCGCCGAGGCCGCCCGGGAGCGGGGCGTCCCGCTCACCGCCTACCTCTTCGACGAACCCTACGGCCCGCACGTGGAGGAGAACCTGGCGGCGCTGGCCTCCTGCGGGAAGCGGCTCGGAGCCGCCCTGCGCCTGGTCTTCGTCGGCAGCCGCGCCGGCCTCCTCCTGCGGCCCCCCTGGCCCCTGCTCCGCCGGACGATCGGCGGGGCCGCGGTGGTGCCGCCGGGGGCGACCCTGCCCCGGGCCATGGTGGGCACCGTCCTGGGCGGGCTGGAGCTGGCCCGGCAGATCGACGCCGGAGAGCTCGAGCCCCCCGACCGGATCTACCTGCCGGTCGGGACCGGCGGGACCGCCGTCGGAATCGCCCTCGGCCTGGGGCTGGGGGGCCGGCCGATCCCCGTGCACGCGGTGGCGGTGGTGGAGCACCTCCTGCTCCCGGCCCGACGCCTGCGCGCGCTCGAGGGGCTGCTCCGGCGGGAGCTGGCGGCCCTGGGGACCCCCGGCCTGGAGGGCCTGGAGGCCGCGCCCCTCGTCCTGCGTCGGGGGTACCTCGGGCGGGGCTACGGTCACGTCACGCCCGAGGGGCTGGCCGCCTGCGCCGCGCTCGCGGATCCCGGGGCCCGGTTGGCCCTGGAGCCGATCTACACCGGGAAGGCCGCCGCTGCGCTCCTGGAAGACGCCCGGGCGGGCGCCACCCGGCGGCCCCTGCTCTGGAACACCCACCGCGGCGTGCTGCCGGCGCCCGAGCCCGGCTGGCGCGAGCACCTCCCGCCGGCGCTGCGCGGGCACCTCGCGCACCCCGGCCGGGGCCGTCGCCGCTTCCTCGTCACGGCGGGCGTCGGCGCCGCTGGGCTCCTCGGCGCCGGGCGGCTGGCCTGCACCGGGCGCCGTCCGGGCTTCGGCGACGGGAGCCTCACGGCCCGGGAGGCCACCATCTTCGCGGCCGCGGTGCAGGCCCTCCTGCCCCCGGCCCCGATCGAAGAGCTGGTCGATCGGATCGTCGCGGCGGCCGACGCCTACGTCGCCACCTTCCCGCAGGGCCGCCGCCTGGAGGTGCACGGGATGCTCTTCGCGGTGGAGCAGGCCCCCCTCCTGGAGGGACACCTCTCGCGCTTCTCCGAGCTGCCGCTGCCGGAGGCGTCGGCCTACCTCGCCGCCCTGCGGGCCAGGCCGGACCTCCTGGGGGACGCCGGGCGCGGGCTGCGCGATCTCTGCCTCCTGGCCACCTACACCCGGCCCGAGATCTGGGAGGCCATCGGCTACACCGGACCCTGGGAGCAGCGCCCGCTCGACGCGCCGCCCCCCCTGGAGGCCCGGCGAGGCCCCTACGCGGACTACGCCGACCTGCGCGCCTCCGAGGGGGAGAGCCCGGAGGGGTGGTCGTGATCTTCGACGCCCGCGACCTGCGGCTGCCGGGGCGCCTGGAGGCCGACCTCTGTGTCGTCGGCTCGGGGCCGGGGGGCGCCACCGCGGCGATGGTCGCGGCCGAGGCCGGGCTGCGGGTCGTGGTGCTGGAGGCGGGCGAGCTCGTCACCCCCTCGATGGCCCGGCAGCGGGAGGAGGTGATGCTCCCGCGCCTCTACTGGGAGAGCGGCAGCCGCACCACCCTCGATCGGCGAGTGCACGTGCACCAGGGCCGGGGGGTCGGGGGCAGCGCCCTGCACAACCTCAACCTCATCAAGCGGATCCCCGACGCCCTCCTCGAGCGCTGGCGGGCGGCCGGGCGGCTCGAGCACCTCGGTCTGCCGGTCTGGCACGCGCTCTACGAGGAGCTCGA belongs to Deltaproteobacteria bacterium and includes:
- the gdhA gene encoding NADP-specific glutamate dehydrogenase, which codes for MSTHLDAFMERLVAKNPAQPEFHQAVKEVVESVETLIETTPAYRSANILERLVEPERVIMFRVPWVDDKGEVHVNRGYRIEMNSAIGPYKGGLRFHPSVDLGVLKFLAFEQVFKNSLTTLPMGGGKGGADFDPKGKSDHEIMRFCQSFMNELYRHIDPDIDVPAGDIGVGGREIGFLFGQYKRLTRKFDGALTGKGVEWGGSLLRPEATGFGVAYFVQEMLAMRDDSLEGKSVAVSGFGNVAWGAVQKVTQLGGKVVTLSGPDGYVHDPEGVTGEKIDYMKVMRLGIKDEVKPYADKFGATFVPGKRPWEVPVDIALPCAIQNELNGKDAKTLVDNGCFCVVEGANMPTEPEGVDVFQAAEILFAPGKAANAGGVGVSGLEMSQNAMHLSWGADEVDGRLHQIMSAIHSACVEHGRDRDYIDYVRGANIAGFIKIANAMIDQGVV
- a CDS encoding pyridoxal-phosphate dependent enzyme, producing the protein MELGLCGVLGDETLHEGIEVGGHRSDPLLGRTGAGLGQRQRGVGVSPGAGTVVSERQATLSHVGDLAGTPWQPPRCGFLEQPSPLLRLPAGAVREAGEAAISVKRDDLLPGLHGGTKVRKLDLLLASPPFDTAAGWVSMGAIGSGHVLGLAEAARERGVPLTAYLFDEPYGPHVEENLAALASCGKRLGAALRLVFVGSRAGLLLRPPWPLLRRTIGGAAVVPPGATLPRAMVGTVLGGLELARQIDAGELEPPDRIYLPVGTGGTAVGIALGLGLGGRPIPVHAVAVVEHLLLPARRLRALEGLLRRELAALGTPGLEGLEAAPLVLRRGYLGRGYGHVTPEGLAACAALADPGARLALEPIYTGKAAAALLEDARAGATRRPLLWNTHRGVLPAPEPGWREHLPPALRGHLAHPGRGRRRFLVTAGVGAAGLLGAGRLACTGRRPGFGDGSLTAREATIFAAAVQALLPPAPIEELVDRIVAAADAYVATFPQGRRLEVHGMLFAVEQAPLLEGHLSRFSELPLPEASAYLAALRARPDLLGDAGRGLRDLCLLATYTRPEIWEAIGYTGPWEQRPLDAPPPLEARRGPYADYADLRASEGESPEGWS